One stretch of Serinicoccus hydrothermalis DNA includes these proteins:
- a CDS encoding type II toxin-antitoxin system Phd/YefM family antitoxin, with protein sequence MTAVTATSARANLYRLIDQVNQESEPLTITGQRGNAVLIGEDDWRAIQETLFLESAPGMSDSIRTARAEGIEAGSTELDW encoded by the coding sequence ATGACCGCAGTGACCGCAACGTCGGCCCGAGCCAACCTGTACCGGCTGATCGACCAGGTCAACCAGGAGTCCGAACCGCTGACCATCACCGGTCAGCGAGGCAACGCGGTGCTGATCGGCGAGGACGACTGGCGTGCGATCCAGGAGACCTTGTTCCTCGAGTCAGCGCCCGGGATGTCTGACTCGATCCGCACAGCGCGCGCCGAGGGCATCGAGGCCGGGTCGACCGAGCTGGACTGGTGA
- a CDS encoding class I SAM-dependent methyltransferase: MDAADFYTGLVAELYHPLKAHSFDAAPYRSFIERWGEPALELGCGDGEPLLDLRAFGLEVDGVDSSADMLERCAREAQERGLEVMLHHQRMEDLTLPRRYRSIFLAGPTLTLLPDDATAGRALDAISRHLHPDGRALVPVSEPAPTPPETIGSVRRSVAPDGSVIRVAVLGARRDEHTRTQVTTLRYEREQDGRTQRLDRDWTLHWYPRDVLTGLVAAAGLTIDEVTGPDGQPASDTETDVQLVLRQR; encoded by the coding sequence ATGGATGCCGCCGACTTCTACACCGGTCTGGTCGCCGAGCTCTACCACCCGCTGAAGGCGCACTCCTTCGACGCCGCCCCCTACCGCTCCTTCATCGAGCGGTGGGGCGAGCCGGCGCTCGAGCTGGGGTGCGGTGACGGAGAGCCGCTGCTCGACCTGCGGGCATTCGGCCTGGAGGTCGACGGTGTCGACTCCTCCGCGGACATGCTCGAGCGGTGCGCGCGAGAGGCGCAGGAACGTGGGTTGGAGGTGATGCTGCATCACCAGCGGATGGAGGACCTCACCCTGCCGCGTCGCTACCGCAGCATCTTCCTCGCCGGCCCGACCCTCACCCTGCTGCCGGACGACGCCACCGCCGGGCGCGCGCTGGACGCGATCTCCCGGCACCTGCACCCCGACGGACGCGCCCTCGTCCCCGTCTCGGAGCCGGCGCCCACCCCGCCCGAGACGATCGGCAGCGTGCGGCGGTCCGTCGCCCCGGACGGGTCGGTCATCCGCGTGGCGGTCCTCGGAGCGAGGCGGGACGAGCACACCCGTACCCAGGTCACGACTCTCCGCTACGAACGCGAGCAGGACGGGCGGACCCAGCGCCTCGACCGCGACTGGACGCTCCACTGGTACCCGCGCGACGTCCTCACCGGGCTCGTCGCCGCGGCCGGCCTCACGATCGACGAGGTCACCGGCCCGGACGGTCAGCCCGCCTCCGACACCGAGACCGACGTGCAGCTCGTCCTGAGGCAGCGCTGA
- a CDS encoding MFS transporter: protein MYSLLLAIIYIAFISLGLPDALVGAGWPVMHQDLGVPVAFAGVVTMIIAGGTIISSLGSERITRRYGVGPVTAVSVGMTATALVGFSFSGSFWMLCLWAVPYGLGAGAVDAALNNYVALHYAARHMNWLHSFWGVGASISPFIMGYFLGVGRGWETAYLVVGGIQVAFTFVLIASLSLWGRATPKPEVPEGGSEDEDGSRGQDDAPVLLAHALRIPGVVPILVAFFAYCALESTAILWASTYLVEDRGVAAATAATFASLFLLGITAGRFLAGFFADRIGDKQLLRGGFAVVGLGALLLALPVGTNLLALVGLVVAGLGCAPIYPAIIHSTPANFGHRNSQAIIGIQMAAAYTGSTLAPPLFGLLSTWVGTWTLPLFLLALVALGLLMSERLNRLMAHGAGADRLAARP from the coding sequence GTGTACTCGCTCCTGCTGGCGATCATCTACATCGCGTTCATCAGCCTCGGGCTGCCGGACGCGCTGGTCGGCGCCGGCTGGCCGGTGATGCACCAGGACCTGGGCGTCCCGGTGGCCTTCGCGGGTGTGGTGACGATGATCATCGCCGGCGGCACGATCATCTCCAGCCTCGGGTCGGAGCGGATCACCCGCCGGTATGGCGTGGGTCCGGTCACCGCCGTCAGCGTGGGGATGACGGCCACCGCCCTGGTGGGCTTCTCCTTCTCCGGCTCGTTCTGGATGCTGTGCCTGTGGGCCGTGCCCTACGGGCTGGGCGCCGGTGCCGTGGACGCGGCACTGAACAACTACGTGGCCCTGCACTACGCCGCCCGGCACATGAACTGGCTGCACAGCTTCTGGGGCGTCGGCGCCTCGATCAGCCCCTTCATCATGGGCTACTTCCTGGGCGTCGGTCGGGGCTGGGAGACCGCCTACCTCGTCGTCGGCGGGATCCAGGTCGCGTTCACGTTCGTGCTCATCGCGAGCCTGTCCCTGTGGGGCAGGGCCACCCCGAAGCCGGAGGTGCCGGAGGGCGGGTCCGAGGACGAGGACGGGTCACGGGGCCAGGACGATGCTCCCGTGCTGCTGGCGCACGCGCTGAGGATCCCGGGCGTCGTCCCGATCCTGGTCGCCTTCTTCGCCTACTGCGCGCTGGAGAGCACCGCGATCCTCTGGGCCTCGACCTACCTGGTCGAGGATCGGGGAGTCGCGGCTGCCACGGCGGCCACCTTCGCCTCGCTGTTCCTGCTCGGCATCACCGCCGGCCGCTTCCTGGCCGGCTTCTTCGCCGACCGCATCGGTGACAAGCAGCTGCTGCGAGGCGGGTTCGCCGTGGTCGGGCTCGGCGCCCTCCTGCTCGCCCTGCCCGTCGGGACGAACCTCCTGGCGCTCGTCGGCCTCGTCGTGGCAGGGCTCGGATGCGCGCCCATCTACCCGGCGATCATCCACTCCACGCCGGCCAACTTCGGCCACCGCAACTCCCAGGCGATCATCGGCATCCAGATGGCCGCCGCCTACACCGGCTCCACCCTGGCCCCACCTCTGTTCGGTCTGCTCTCGACGTGGGTCGGCACCTGGACCCTCCCGCTGTTCCTCCTCGCGCTGGTGGCCCTCGGCCTGCTCATGTCCGAGCGCCTCAACCGGCTCATGGCCCACGGAGCGGGAGCGGACCGGTTGGCCGCCCGCCCGTAG
- a CDS encoding dihydrofolate reductase family protein encodes MIAANLSVSVDGYFAGPGAGPQQTLGQGGEVLHGWFAHDVADRDQLSAEDVLRPELERAGALVMGRDSYETAEAAWGPHPPFENPIFVLTHRPREDDVREGSTFTFVTDGFDAAIERARAAAGEKDVMLHGGTSIQQGLRAGILDELQLHVVPVLLTQGRWLWEDIGDLPIELEPVRTLEGVGVTHLKYRVRR; translated from the coding sequence ATGATCGCCGCAAACCTCAGCGTCTCGGTCGACGGCTACTTCGCCGGCCCGGGAGCCGGGCCGCAGCAGACCCTGGGCCAGGGCGGGGAGGTGCTCCACGGGTGGTTCGCCCACGACGTCGCCGACCGGGACCAGCTCAGCGCTGAAGACGTGCTCCGTCCGGAGCTCGAGCGCGCCGGCGCCCTCGTCATGGGTCGCGACAGCTACGAGACCGCGGAGGCCGCATGGGGACCGCATCCCCCGTTCGAGAACCCGATCTTCGTGCTCACCCACCGACCCAGGGAGGATGACGTCCGCGAGGGCTCGACCTTCACCTTCGTGACCGACGGGTTCGACGCCGCCATCGAACGAGCACGCGCAGCGGCAGGCGAGAAGGACGTCATGCTGCACGGCGGCACGTCGATCCAGCAGGGCCTGCGCGCCGGCATCCTCGACGAGCTGCAGCTGCACGTCGTCCCTGTCCTGCTGACGCAAGGACGCTGGCTGTGGGAGGACATCGGCGACCTGCCGATCGAGCTGGAGCCGGTGCGCACGCTCGAGGGCGTCGGCGTCACCCATCTGAAGTACCGGGTCCGGCGCTAG
- a CDS encoding nucleotide disphospho-sugar-binding domain-containing protein: MGPTAPIVRALVERGHEVTVITGQRYRHTFDSLGARTTPLPPEVDFDDTDLDGSIPGRAGLSGLRLARFDLTRFVEAMPHQLRVVDEELDRSPVDVVLCDPLFLAGMPLVLRPRTERPRVLALGFLPLMAPLPALPPPTNPLASARNAAIRRVARRFLRPITRLAHEQVRALTGVGTDLLPFDWPTRSEGILQMTAPGFEYPRTTADVPAPIHFVGPTTTSATTDHPLPPWWEDLDGDRPVVHVTQGTIANADLGQLLEPTIAGLADADVLVVATTCGGTLSVDPLPDNVRVADFLPYDELLPRCDVMVTNGGYGGVNHALRYAVPLVCVGASEDKRDVAARVTWSGVGVGISRPSLTPRAARRAVDRVLAGTAYRSRARELADQIAAGPSTDEVVALICGPDPT, encoded by the coding sequence CGCGCCCTGGTGGAGCGTGGCCACGAGGTCACCGTCATCACGGGGCAGCGGTACCGGCATACCTTCGACTCGCTCGGTGCGCGCACGACGCCCCTGCCACCCGAGGTCGATTTCGACGACACCGACCTCGACGGCTCCATCCCCGGCCGCGCGGGCCTGTCCGGCCTGCGGCTCGCGCGCTTCGACCTCACCCGGTTCGTCGAGGCCATGCCGCACCAGCTGCGGGTCGTGGACGAGGAGCTCGACCGCAGCCCGGTCGACGTCGTGCTCTGCGACCCCCTCTTCCTCGCCGGTATGCCTCTGGTCCTGCGACCGCGCACCGAGCGACCACGGGTGCTGGCCCTGGGCTTCCTGCCGCTCATGGCCCCGCTACCTGCGCTTCCCCCGCCAACCAACCCGCTGGCCTCCGCACGCAACGCGGCGATCCGGCGCGTGGCACGCCGCTTCCTGCGGCCGATCACGCGCCTGGCGCACGAGCAGGTGCGCGCGCTCACGGGCGTCGGCACCGATCTCCTCCCCTTCGACTGGCCGACCCGGAGCGAGGGCATCCTGCAGATGACCGCCCCCGGCTTCGAGTATCCGCGGACCACGGCCGACGTCCCCGCCCCGATCCACTTCGTCGGTCCCACGACGACCAGCGCCACCACCGACCACCCGCTACCCCCGTGGTGGGAGGACCTCGACGGCGACCGGCCCGTCGTCCACGTCACCCAGGGGACCATCGCCAACGCCGACCTCGGTCAGCTCCTCGAACCCACCATCGCCGGCCTCGCCGACGCGGACGTCCTGGTCGTCGCCACCACCTGCGGTGGCACGCTGAGCGTGGACCCGCTGCCCGACAACGTCCGCGTCGCCGACTTCCTCCCCTACGACGAGCTGCTGCCGCGCTGCGACGTCATGGTCACCAACGGCGGCTACGGCGGGGTCAACCACGCCCTGAGGTATGCCGTGCCCCTCGTCTGCGTGGGCGCCTCGGAGGACAAGCGCGACGTCGCGGCCCGGGTCACCTGGTCCGGGGTGGGCGTCGGCATCTCCCGACCCTCGCTCACCCCGCGCGCCGCGCGCCGCGCGGTCGATCGCGTCCTGGCGGGCACGGCATACCGCAGCAGGGCCCGGGAGCTCGCCGACCAGATCGCCGCCGGACCGAGCACGGACGAGGTCGTCGCGCTGATCTGTGGACCGGACCCGACCTGA